Genomic DNA from Anabrus simplex isolate iqAnaSimp1 chromosome 9, ASM4041472v1, whole genome shotgun sequence:
ggaagtagatgaatattgttactaacgatggcggaagtaaggaggacacaaaatgccgactagcacaagtaaggaagacctttcgtaagaaaagaaatttgttcacttcaaacattgatataagaattagaaagatgtttctgaagagcgtggcattgtatggaagtgaagcatggatgataactagctcagaaagaaagagaatagaagcttttgaaatgtgatgttacagaagaatgctgaaggtgagatggatagatcgaattacgaatgaagagatactgaatcgagttggtgagaggagattgatttggttaaatttgacgaaaagaagagataaaatgataggacacatcttaagacacccaggacttgctcagttggcttttgaaggaagtgtaggtggtaagaacggtaggggtagaccaaggtatgaatatgccgagtagattagaggagatgtaggatggaattgttacgtagaaatgaaaaggttagcacaggatagggtggcttgaaGAGCTGCATCacactagtctatggactgatgactgaaacaacaacataAATAAAAAACGTGCGTCTCCAAGCACTCGAGGCAATGGAGTCGTCTTGTGAGGATGGTACAGTTCAGGCCGGATGTGGTTGTACTGTTCACGAGGGATGAAATGGGATGTCCCTCACCGACGTCGCCTGTTCACTACTGCAGGAGACCTGTACAGTGGCACGAGCATTCCTACTGAGCACCTCTCGATGCTGTGCGGAACCCTGTTGGTGCCCTCCACGTTGATGATACTTTCAGTTGGTGTATTTCTTTGTTTCAGATGAGTGCGTTTCCTTCCTCAGGAGACAAGCGGACGAACTGGGCCTCCCTATTAAGGTGGTGAGCCCGAACCCTAAGAAACCCACGGTAATCATCACGTGGCCTGGCCTCGAACCTGAGCTTTCTGGAATCCTGCTCAACTCACACACAGACGTGGTGCCCGTATATCCGGTGAGTACACTTACTTCAGAAGCGAGGAGCGTGGAGAAATTCGAAGATGGTGGCATTTTTAGATTTAATCTCTCGAAACAACCCAAGCGTGACATACTTGTCGCAGAAAGTATTGCAACAGAAAATCATAACTTCCTAATTATAATTTGTACATTTTCAATTAAATTGAAGGTAATTGTTGTATGATTACATAAGAGGCACTAAGATAGTACATGAAAAACCAAAGAAAATCTTGTTTCATGAATTTTAGCAGTTCAGTCTTACAGTTTAATTGACTAGAAACCTAGTCAATTATTCGTAGACTCGTGAAGAAAAGGTTCTGAAGTAATCTACATTTTTATTCCAGCTCAGAAATATCTCAGTGACGTTAAGGGGGATAGGAGGCACAAGTGACGTTTGATTATTTCTTTCCAGCAGTAGTTTTGTTGAAAGGAACGCACCCAAACGCCGTTCCGGGTAATATTATTTTtgcttagattattattattatcattattgtatttCAGTACCATTGTTTAGAATACATGCATAGTGGCAATATATTAACAGTCACACGAAATTTTAGAATTTTATTGTTTAAGGGACTTGTGATTAATTTAAACAGTAGCGTTGTTGAAATTGTGTTGACAGCAGAGTACGAGTTCCGATCTAAAAGATACCGGAGTAACAAGAGTATGTTTACAGGAGCTGTGGGATCATGACCCGTTTGGTGCATACCGTGACGATGAAGGTAACATCTTCGCCCGGGGTGCTCAAGACATGAAATGTGTGGCCATTCAGTATCTGGAGGCAGTGAGACGCCTCAAGGGGTCTGGAGTTCGACTGCGTAGGAACGTGCATATGTGCTTTGTTCCAGGTTAGTCTGTCTCGTAACCTTCTTTGACCCGATACACTTTTCCAGACGTTCTACTTACAATATTTATACGTGGTGAAatactaatttatttatatttgaagTGTGATCAATTTACATTTTCTAGCATTGATCATTATACCCTAAGTTATTAAAACTACCCACAGTTGTTATTTTCGCCTCATAAAGACGTTAGTTATTGTAGAGCTCGGATGTTTATGctgtaatatgttagaatgcaaacatactaaagcaaataacaagtataattTACCCGGAGAACAGTTCTGCTGTGAGATTTGTATAAGCAGTAGGGTCTCACCCTATTAGAATCCCTACAGTTTATGTTaccctcgctacattacggaatagCGGGTAGACGACGCGTACTGCTTGAGCCTTGATGTTACAAGTTCTTAGGAGAGACTTGTTCAATGAAAACCAAAATAAAGAAGAAATGGAGATGTGAATGCTCTCTCGTACAAAAAGTGGTAGGGACGTCCAACAGCATTCTAGATTAAGGGTGTTCTGTAAAATATATGACCACCCAACAGTGATTCAGAGTAGAGAATTAGACGCAGTATGactaccatcaatacttttttaaattacgtctttcacttgattaaagttctcctggtagaacgatcctgcggataaccaagttccccgtCTTGTGAGTTTTGTACAGCTGAACACGAGCCTTGTTGAGTGAGGGAAAGAAGGTGCATATCTCTTCTACAATACGATGCAGTCCgtgggccaaacatgtgacatggataAGATTTAGAAAGAGTACTCAAAGAGACCGACCAGCTTTCAttatatacgaagctgcatctgtggcTAAAAGGCGGACTTCGTAACAATCGCTCTCCCATTTAGTAGGCCACAGAAAtcgcagggaatcgttaacaaatcttgtAACTGTAGCGTGGTTTTCTTTTTCTAGAACTTTGCATGAAAGTAAATAAGATTTCCCGGGTTCTTCTGGACATACTTTACTCAGTATGAAGTTCGCAATCTATAGACCACATGAATCGGTTGTTTCAtataccgatatccagacacagttccctctTATGTCAGATCGTGTCGGATGCACGACAAAAGCGTGCAGTGaaagggtagattcatctggtatcaTTTGATTAGCACAAGAAACAAGCGTTGATGTCGATTATTCAATTTATGCACCGGAATATTGCTGcacacaatttttttttacaaatatcaGTGGAAAACGTACTAAATTCACACCGTATTTTCACGAAGGTTAAAAATAGCTGTTGCGTATTCTAACTctgttcttttgatctgagatgtAAAGTTGTTTTCGGATGCTGTTCAATTAGAATTTTTTAAATCATATTTTGCTGTCTTGTCGCACACATGATAGTACACTACATCATTGTCGCTGGaatagtcactattgcctgatatttAGAGGttttatctttaggcatttttacagtttaatctggtaaaactcTGCAATAAACGAAGAGCATATTAACAAATGAAAGAATTtttttaagcaaaccttgggaggctactgcAAGGAGAAGGAAGTAAATAGCTGCTGGGAAAAGTGTCATTCGTCTAGCTGCCTGTATTGCGGCACGGAAAGCAATTTCATTGATCAGGGAAGGCATCTCGttttgccaagggatgtacaacatatagaggtcattagatttttcattacgttcagaaatcttagataatgatcacacacaagagaaaaatatatttatatatgcactaacgctcaaattatgcattttttaaaaatccgggctctagttataacatCATTACATCACATTTTATAAAATGTTACATAGTTCAATAAATCAGCCAGGCAGAGGAATAAAACATTGACACATTACTCTGAATGCCACAGATAAATGCTATGCGGTGTGTAACTTTAAAGCAGGCCCAGAACTCATCTTACAAAGATGCAAACAAATGAATAATTCTGAAATGAGGCCAAGAACCATGACAACGGTTGAGTGGCCTGATAAGTGGTCGTGGGCGGGCCTATTTGTGCTCAGGCGACCAGGAGTAATCCATCCCTAAACCGTTAGAGTGGAAACTCAACCTATTTCACCGGAATTAACCGAACACGCTAAGAATGTTTTAACAATAGAATACCTGACAcgacaagaaaataaataaataaataaataaataaataaataaataaataaataaataaataaataaataaataaataaataaataaataaataaataaataaataaataaatatgttattatgcGTCCCACCAACACACATAGGTGTTATGGCTATGTGGGTCGGAAAGGCTATCAGTGGGTAGGAAGTGATTGTAGGTTAAAGTTAagcttggtgtggaaatgagaaaccgcggaaaaccattttcagggctaccgacatgaGGTTCGAACACATTGTCTTCTGACACCTGCGTGTCACAACCACTTAGCCATTCGCTCGATATATAAATGAATTAATAAACCATTATCATTGGTCTGCAGCCCTAAAGCCTGTATCACTTGCCACAAATTATTTTCAGACTGTCCCGTTATTGCAGCTTTATTCTTTGATACATACTTTTCTGCCCGGACGTCATTTAATATTTGTTCAAGGAAGGTATTTGTGGGTCTCCTCAGAGAAGCCTTCTGGCACATTGCATGACATCGGTTCTGGATCTCCGTTGGTCAACAAACAAAACCCTAACGCCATATTAACAACGGATAGCAAACAACTCTACCACTTCTCTGgcatgaaaacaggaaaccactcAAAGTCCTTTTTAACCTACCACCTCTCGAATGATACACGACGCGTGCCGAGCAGCAAGCTCGCTCTCTTGAACTTAATAAGTTTGATAGCTCAGTCAATATAAGAATTTCAATTCTGGATTGAGGACTCCAACGGGGTTCACTGGGATACATCGCAAAAAAACGAGCTGTGGGCTGACCACGCGACACTCTAATACCTGCAGGCCATTCCTCTTGGCCCTCAGTGGAATGTTGTGCAacgtgtttgtgtgtttgttttcttGTTTGTGCCTGTTTATTTGTTaaattctttgttttatttttgtttgcctgtttgtttccttaggggctgcctggccgagccggtagaagcgtgctcggttcgcccggaaggacgtgggttcgaatccccggcaggaagtcgtatactttaagaaacgagatttccacttccggaggtgcatatggccctgaggttcactcagcctacaccaaaaatgagtaccaggttaattcctgggggcaaaggcggccgggcgtagagctaaccactctaccccatcacgtgccgtggttaacaatggaagaagcctttaccttccactcctccaagggccttcatggtctgtatggaggtgactttgctttttttgtttGTGTCGCTGCctgtttatttgtttctttataTGTTTATTTTTTTGCTTGTTTGGTTTCTTGTTTGATTCTGTTTTAGTTTCATTTCCTTGTTTGCTTATTTGTTAGTTTCttagttttatttttgtttgttcccttgtttgtttatttgttagttGTATTATTTTTGCCTATTTATTTTTTCATGTTTGTTAGTCTCCTTGTCATTTGTTTGTGCTGGTTTCTCATTTTGAACTTGAGGAAGAGCTCAAACGTCTCGACTTGTTTCAGACGAGGAGACGGGCAGTTTTGAGGGCATGGCTAAGTTCGTGAACTCCGAGGAATTCTGCAATATGAACGTGGGTTTCGCTCTCGACGAAGGTTTTGCAGACCCTGCAGACATTTTCATCCTCTTCTACGCCGAGAGAAGCGTCTGGCGTAAGTATAATCTCACTCTTGTTAAATAGGTCTGTTTACAGTCTATACTTCATCACTACACCCTATATTGTAATCTGCCTTGTCTCCATAGTGAATTTGTTATGATCTATTGTAAACTAGAGAGACGAGCTATACAACGAAGAAATGTCTGGTGGTTATTGTACAAGGGGGAGGTTATTAAAGTTAATCAAGGGCACTTAATttggcaattgggctgcagagAGATGATGGTAGAATGACTTGTTGGTTGAAAGTGGTTACAGGGGCTGGACAAGctgtctttcacctttgttgttcatagttttgcACGAGTCATCTACTGACATACGATTATAAAATGCCATGGGTGGATTGGGTTAGGACTGAGGAGTGAAACGCTGTTCGTAAACCGACTTCAGTGGTTAGGTCATGCCAGGCGAATGGAGGACatgaggttacctaggagaatagcgaaaggtaagaggagtagaggcaGGGAAAGAAGTCGATGGTTAGAAATATATAACAAAACGAGGCCGCAGAGCAATAATTGTGGAGGTCTTTAGTTGATTCACAttagcttgcagactgaacgacggtaaggataataatatataattatgatACATGCATCTTAGGACATAAAATACACTGTTTGTGTAGAAATAGAGGTGCATTGTCCTGGCACTACTGGACACGGCTCCCTGCTGCCGGACAACACCGCGGCGGGGAAGGTGAGGGTGTTGCTGGACCGAGCGATGGACTTCCGCGAGAAGGAGAAGCGGCGCCTGGAGAACAACCCGCACCTCACCATAGGAGACGTCACTTCCCTCAACGTCAATATGCTCAAGGTAAGTGCTCCACATTCCTGTGTACGCAAAGGAAAATACCAAACGCTTGAAAATCAACGAGTTTAAGGTGTTGTTGGTGTCCTCTGCTAACCATTCGATATATCATCAACCTTTCTTTCAATTTACAACAttgttatcttcatattttgaacaccttctacCGTGTATACATCCCGAATTACGGCAGCATACATCATTGCCTCCCTATCTTGAAACGTATGATTTACACTTTCCCAACGATATATGACTTTCTATTTAAATCATTTCT
This window encodes:
- the LOC136881312 gene encoding aminoacylase-1, whose translation is MSRMQDEQAVENFRDYLRIPTVHPDVNYDECVSFLRRQADELGLPIKVVSPNPKKPTVIITWPGLEPELSGILLNSHTDVVPVYPELWDHDPFGAYRDDEGNIFARGAQDMKCVAIQYLEAVRRLKGSGVRLRRNVHMCFVPDEETGSFEGMAKFVNSEEFCNMNVGFALDEGFADPADIFILFYAERSVWQIEVHCPGTTGHGSLLPDNTAAGKVRVLLDRAMDFREKEKRRLENNPHLTIGDVTSLNVNMLKGGVQNNVIPPEMSVVMDIRIAPTVDHAEFESMLEEWCKEAGPGTYIEFLQRGIKESVTALDSSNPWWTAFKSVADKLKLNIKPVVSPAAADARFIRRMGIPALGFSPLNNTPQTLHSNNEFINDKIFLRGIDIYCQIIEALGNVPE